The DNA window TAAATTTATTGAAGATTTAAGCTGTAAATCTATTTTAGTATTCATTAGTAATAAATTTATACTTTTAATTCATCTTAAAATACTCAATAATTCTTTTGATTAATCATATATTTTGGAATTTCGTTTTATAATAAAAGATTTTATGATAAAGATGAGGCAAATAAATGAGTAAAATTATGAAAACTATGGACGGTAACGAGGCGGCGGCTTACGCTTCTTACGCATTTACGGAAGTTGCGGGAATTTATCCTATTACTCCGAGTTCTCCGATGGCTGATTACACTGACGCTTGGGCTGCGGCAGGAAAGAAAAATTTATTTGGAATGCCCGTCAAAGTTGTTGAAATGCAAAGCGAAGGAGGCGCGGCAGGAACGGTTCACGGCTCACTTCAAGTAGGCGCGCTTACCACTACTTACACGGCTTCTCAAGGTCTGCTTTTAAAAATTCCTAATATGTATAAGATCGCAGGGCAGCTTCTTCCTGGAGTTATTCATGTGAGTGCTCGCTCTATCGCCGCTCAGGCGCTTTCTATATTTGGCGATCATCAAGATATCTATGCCTGTCGCCAAACGGGGTTTGCGATGCTGGCAAGCGGTTCTGTTCAAGAGGTTATGGATATCGCAGGCGTTGCGCATTTGGCGGCTATTAAGGGTCGCGTACCGTTTTTGCACTTCTTTGACGGATTTAGAACAAGTCACGAAATTCAAAAGATTGAAGTTATGGATTATGCTCATTTTGATAGACTTTTGGATAAAGAGGCGGTTCAAAAATTTAGAGACGAGGCGCTAAACCCTGAGAGTCCAAAGACTAGAGGTACGGCTCAAAACGATGATATCTACTTTCAAACCAGAGAGCTAACTAACCGCTTTTATGACGCGGTTCCTGATATAGTTGCTGATTATTTGGCTGAAATTTCAAAGATAACAGGACGCGATTATAAGCCGTTTAACTACTATGGAGATCCGCAGGCGGAGCGAATTATAATAGCTATGGGCTCGGTAACTCAAACCCTTGAAGAGGTTGTTGATCACTTAAGAGAAAAAGGCGAAAAAGTAGGCATTATCAAAGTTCATTTGTATCGTCCGTTTAGCTTAAAATACTTATTTGACGTTATGCCAAAAAGCGTTAAAAAAATCGCCGTTTTAGACCGCACAAAAGAGCCCGGAAGCTTGGGCGAGCCACTATATCTTGACATAAAAGCGGCATTTTATGAAAGCGAATTAAAACCTGTCATAGTCGGCGGTAGATACGGACTTAGCTCAAAGGATGTTGATCCTGCTCAGATGATCGCGGTATTTGAAAATTTAAAACTAAATGAGCCTAAAAACGGCTTTACCGTAGGAATTGTAGATGATGTTACATTTACATCGCTTGAGGTAAAAGAGAAAATTTCATTAAGTGATGATAGTGTAAAAGAGTGTTTGTTTTACGGACTTGGCGCGGACGGAACTGTTGGAGCCAATAAAAACTCCATTAAGATCATCGGCGATAAGACCGACCTTTACGCTCAGGCTTATTTCGCATACGATAGTAAAAAATCAGGCGGATACACACGCTCGCATTTAAGATTTGGCAAAAACCCTATCCGCTCGACATATCTTGTTTCAAACCCGCATTTTGTCGCATGCTCGGTCGCGGCGTATCTTGAACTTTACGAGGTTATAGACGGCATAAGACAAAATGGAACGTTTTTGTTAAACTCAATCTGGGATGCAGAGGAGACTTTGGCTAAAATTCCAAACAGAGTTAAGAGAATTTTGGCTCGCAAAAACGTAAATTTCTACATCATAAATGCTACTAAGCTGGCTCATGATATCGGGCTTAAGAATCGCACAAATACTATTATGCAGTCAGCCTTTTTTAAGCTTGCAGACATCATACCTTTTGAAGATGCGCAAAAATACATGAAAGAATACGCTCACAAAGCATACTCCAAAAAGGGCGAAGCGATAGTTGAGATGAACTATAAGGCTATCGATATGGGTGCCGGTGAGCTTGTAAAAGTACCAGTAGATCCTGCTTGGGCAAATTTAAACGATGAGAGCGATACGAAAGAACAATATATCGGAACCGATTTTGTCGAAAAGGTAGTAAAACCGATAAATGCGGCTAAGGGTGATAGCTTGCCGGTATCTGCGTTTTTGGGCTATGAAGACGGACACTTCGAGTCGGGAACAACGGCTTATGAAAAGCGCGGAGTGGGTGTGATGGTGCCAAAATGGATAGAGGAAAATTGTATCCAGTGTAACCAATGCGCATTCGTATGTCCGCATGCCGTCATAAGACCGTTTTTGATAGATGATAACGAGCTTGAAGCGGCTCCTCAAACCGTAAAAGATCACGTGTTAGACGCAAAAGGCAAGGAACTAAAAGGGCTAAAATATAAAATTCAAGTTAGTATCCTAGACTGCACCGGCTGTGAGCTATGCGCTCAAAACTGCCCTAGCAAAGAAAAAT is part of the Campylobacter sp. RM16189 genome and encodes:
- the nifJ gene encoding pyruvate:ferredoxin (flavodoxin) oxidoreductase, yielding MSKIMKTMDGNEAAAYASYAFTEVAGIYPITPSSPMADYTDAWAAAGKKNLFGMPVKVVEMQSEGGAAGTVHGSLQVGALTTTYTASQGLLLKIPNMYKIAGQLLPGVIHVSARSIAAQALSIFGDHQDIYACRQTGFAMLASGSVQEVMDIAGVAHLAAIKGRVPFLHFFDGFRTSHEIQKIEVMDYAHFDRLLDKEAVQKFRDEALNPESPKTRGTAQNDDIYFQTRELTNRFYDAVPDIVADYLAEISKITGRDYKPFNYYGDPQAERIIIAMGSVTQTLEEVVDHLREKGEKVGIIKVHLYRPFSLKYLFDVMPKSVKKIAVLDRTKEPGSLGEPLYLDIKAAFYESELKPVIVGGRYGLSSKDVDPAQMIAVFENLKLNEPKNGFTVGIVDDVTFTSLEVKEKISLSDDSVKECLFYGLGADGTVGANKNSIKIIGDKTDLYAQAYFAYDSKKSGGYTRSHLRFGKNPIRSTYLVSNPHFVACSVAAYLELYEVIDGIRQNGTFLLNSIWDAEETLAKIPNRVKRILARKNVNFYIINATKLAHDIGLKNRTNTIMQSAFFKLADIIPFEDAQKYMKEYAHKAYSKKGEAIVEMNYKAIDMGAGELVKVPVDPAWANLNDESDTKEQYIGTDFVEKVVKPINAAKGDSLPVSAFLGYEDGHFESGTTAYEKRGVGVMVPKWIEENCIQCNQCAFVCPHAVIRPFLIDDNELEAAPQTVKDHVLDAKGKELKGLKYKIQVSILDCTGCELCAQNCPSKEKSLVMVPFEEEQEKNEQVNADYLFKNVTYKDDLMSKESVKGSSFAQPLFEFHAACPGCGETPYLGLITRLFGDHMIVANATGCSSIYGGSAPSTPYTTNKDGHGVAWANSLFEDNAEFGMGMEVATQTIRHRIEDIMLRTKDIVPNALSALYTDWCEFKNDSAKTKEIAKILVPILEQNSQVEGVKEILSLKKYLIRKSQWIIGGDGWAYDIGFGGLDHVLASGENVNVLVLDTEVYSNTGGQSSKASRAGSIAQFTASGKPAQKKDLGYIAMTYGNIFVAQINSNASQANTIKAILAAEAYDGPSLVIAYSPCIAHGIKGGLSYSGNQAELATKCGYWPTYVYDPRLMKEGKNPLKMTSKEPDWSLYEEFLLNEVRYSALKKTNPEHADALLKKNEDDAKRRYRQLKRLSVADFSDEVEVKEENQAEN